The following are encoded in a window of uncultured Ilyobacter sp. genomic DNA:
- the cobN gene encoding cobaltochelatase subunit CobN, whose product MFNALFILSSHDPSYVYRAAWNQIEKSFPGEIQLNFADPYKIDDSNENYESFKKQAEEADFIFIIMHSGITYFKRFEKLMGDFEGKKKFFIYSGNDEENIELFKRSGVSSIDYQEIVTYYLMGGVDNCENMLLYIANEFAKGKYPIQPPIAPSWEGVYYPGKEIIDSQEYIENLKKLGKPIVGILVYRKYYQENNLEHIDALIHDVEKLGGEPLAIYTSSSPNPTIGCKGFKWTLENLLMNDGKPNVDVVINTMSYAQSIMSNPGDGKTTVEESIFESLGVAIIQAMCTYFTLEAWEESICGLDMMSLSSSVYYPEFDGQIISVPIGYHATVEDEIGEKWIFRPIEERVDKVCRLALNWGKLKRMSNENKKVAILFHNMPPRNDMIGCAYGLDTPASVYNMVEDLKIEGVKTDYDFQNGDEIIKRIIEAVTNDTRWVSPEEAIKKSVDIIEGDTYRSWFADLGEPVQKKMQEDWGTPPGEFMVHEDKLPVPGIINGNIFIGLQPARGYEEKAEEIYHSTDIMPPHQYIAFYRWIKYGFKADVIVHVGTHGTIEWLPGKQIGLSGNCYSDICIDDLPHLYPYSINVVGEGIQAKRRSYCVILDHLIPSLMPSGTYDEMVEMDELIKQYFQAKQEKLDKVKYLQEDIKALLVKNNFDKDLNITEDDMNRDFENIMDRVHGWLEDIKHTLIKDGLHYFGKVPEGERLNNLVAALVRIPNKDIPSVTGAVAKLKGLDHDYLKDEPLQKDETGKTNLMLLDDIEAESRKVLTKFHENNYREDFIPELLAEKYPAATEEEIEDLSKTLKFISQTVIPKLSQTTDELKYFIEGTNGRFVPPGDSGCPTRGNVSILPTGRNFYSIDPSSIPTRASWKVGIQLGDDLIKRYIKDEGKYPENVAIIVYAGQTMKTSGDDISEILYLMGIRPKWLKNTDKVVGLEVIPMEELKRPRIDVILRISGLFRDTFPNIIEIVEDAVNLAASLDESEEDNYIKKNIMSEIQELVKDGINFEDAEEQARMRIFGCPPGTYGTGVDILINSKNWKDVGDLGNTYTLWGGHAYGRKLQGKKVREVFGRRLANADVAVKNESSMEVDLLDSDDFYNYHGGLIAAIRTHSGKKPRAYCGDTSDPDRTKLNSVDEQIAKIMRARVLNPKWFEGLKEHGYKGAQEVAAMMDFVFGWDATSDVVEDWMYSKINETFLLDEEKRKWLEDVNHWAVHSMSERLLEAYQRGMWNAGDEELEKLREIYLETEANIEDIL is encoded by the coding sequence ATGTTTAATGCACTTTTTATCCTGTCCAGCCATGACCCGTCGTATGTGTATAGAGCAGCATGGAATCAAATCGAAAAATCATTTCCAGGAGAAATACAGCTAAACTTTGCAGACCCATATAAAATAGATGACTCCAATGAAAACTATGAGTCATTTAAAAAACAGGCTGAAGAAGCGGACTTTATATTCATCATTATGCACAGCGGAATAACCTACTTCAAAAGATTTGAAAAGTTAATGGGGGATTTTGAAGGTAAAAAGAAATTTTTTATATATTCCGGAAATGACGAGGAGAACATAGAACTCTTTAAAAGATCAGGTGTATCAAGTATAGACTACCAGGAAATAGTTACATACTACCTTATGGGCGGTGTGGATAACTGTGAAAATATGCTTCTTTATATAGCTAATGAATTTGCCAAAGGAAAATACCCTATCCAACCTCCTATTGCGCCTTCTTGGGAAGGTGTATACTATCCTGGGAAAGAGATCATCGACTCTCAGGAATATATAGAAAATCTCAAGAAATTAGGGAAGCCCATTGTAGGTATACTGGTTTACAGAAAATATTACCAGGAAAACAATCTGGAACATATAGATGCCTTGATTCATGATGTCGAGAAGCTGGGAGGCGAGCCCCTTGCCATTTACACGAGCTCATCTCCGAATCCGACAATCGGATGCAAAGGTTTCAAATGGACACTTGAAAACCTTCTGATGAATGACGGCAAACCAAACGTAGATGTTGTAATAAATACAATGTCTTATGCCCAGAGCATCATGAGTAACCCAGGGGATGGCAAGACTACTGTAGAAGAAAGTATTTTTGAGAGTCTGGGAGTAGCCATAATACAGGCTATGTGCACTTATTTCACCTTGGAAGCCTGGGAAGAATCCATCTGCGGTCTGGACATGATGTCACTTTCCAGCAGCGTATATTATCCGGAGTTTGACGGCCAGATAATATCTGTACCTATAGGATACCATGCAACCGTTGAAGACGAGATCGGAGAAAAATGGATTTTCAGGCCTATAGAGGAAAGAGTCGACAAGGTCTGCCGTCTGGCTCTTAACTGGGGAAAACTTAAGAGGATGTCCAATGAAAATAAAAAAGTGGCGATCCTTTTTCACAATATGCCTCCGAGAAACGACATGATAGGATGTGCCTATGGCCTGGATACTCCTGCAAGCGTCTACAATATGGTGGAGGATCTTAAAATAGAAGGGGTCAAGACAGACTATGATTTCCAAAATGGAGACGAGATTATAAAAAGAATTATAGAGGCAGTGACCAACGATACCCGTTGGGTTTCCCCTGAAGAAGCAATAAAGAAAAGCGTGGATATAATAGAGGGAGATACCTACAGGAGCTGGTTTGCAGATCTGGGCGAGCCTGTCCAGAAGAAGATGCAGGAAGACTGGGGCACTCCGCCAGGAGAATTTATGGTGCATGAAGACAAGCTTCCTGTTCCCGGTATAATCAATGGAAATATATTCATAGGGCTACAGCCTGCCAGGGGTTATGAGGAAAAAGCTGAGGAGATATATCACAGTACAGACATTATGCCTCCACACCAATATATTGCATTTTACCGATGGATAAAATATGGATTTAAGGCAGATGTCATCGTGCATGTGGGTACCCATGGCACAATTGAATGGCTTCCTGGAAAACAGATAGGTCTTTCAGGAAACTGTTACTCAGACATATGCATCGACGATCTTCCACATCTGTACCCTTACAGCATAAATGTTGTGGGAGAAGGGATCCAGGCAAAGAGACGTTCATACTGCGTTATACTGGATCATCTAATACCCTCTCTTATGCCCAGTGGCACCTATGATGAGATGGTTGAGATGGATGAGCTTATAAAACAGTATTTTCAGGCAAAACAGGAGAAACTTGACAAGGTAAAATATCTTCAGGAGGATATAAAAGCCCTGCTTGTCAAGAATAACTTCGATAAGGATCTCAATATAACTGAGGATGACATGAACAGGGATTTTGAAAATATAATGGACCGTGTCCACGGATGGCTGGAAGATATAAAACATACCCTTATCAAAGACGGTCTGCATTATTTCGGAAAAGTTCCTGAGGGAGAGAGGCTGAATAACCTCGTGGCTGCCCTTGTGAGAATTCCAAACAAGGATATACCTTCCGTCACCGGAGCTGTGGCAAAATTAAAAGGACTGGACCATGATTATTTAAAAGATGAGCCCCTTCAAAAAGATGAAACCGGAAAAACAAATTTAATGCTTCTGGATGACATAGAAGCTGAGAGCAGAAAAGTACTGACAAAGTTCCACGAAAACAATTACAGGGAGGATTTCATTCCTGAACTTTTAGCTGAAAAATACCCTGCTGCCACAGAGGAGGAGATAGAGGACCTCTCCAAAACTCTCAAGTTCATCTCACAGACAGTGATCCCGAAACTGTCTCAGACAACCGATGAACTTAAATATTTCATCGAGGGGACAAACGGCAGATTCGTTCCTCCAGGAGACTCAGGGTGCCCTACAAGGGGAAATGTAAGTATTCTACCTACAGGACGAAATTTTTATTCTATAGACCCTTCGTCAATACCTACAAGGGCTTCATGGAAAGTTGGAATACAGCTGGGTGATGACCTTATTAAAAGATACATAAAGGATGAGGGCAAATACCCTGAAAATGTAGCAATAATTGTATATGCCGGTCAAACTATGAAAACCAGCGGAGATGATATCTCTGAGATACTGTATCTTATGGGAATACGTCCTAAATGGCTTAAAAATACAGATAAAGTTGTTGGCCTTGAAGTCATACCTATGGAAGAGCTTAAAAGACCTAGAATAGACGTAATTTTGAGAATCAGCGGATTATTCAGGGATACATTCCCAAATATCATAGAAATAGTTGAAGATGCAGTAAATCTAGCAGCTTCCCTTGATGAGTCTGAGGAAGACAACTACATTAAGAAAAACATAATGTCAGAAATCCAGGAACTTGTAAAAGACGGTATAAATTTTGAGGATGCTGAAGAGCAAGCCAGAATGCGTATTTTCGGGTGCCCTCCCGGAACTTACGGTACCGGGGTGGATATACTTATAAACAGTAAAAACTGGAAAGATGTTGGTGACCTGGGGAACACTTATACTCTCTGGGGAGGACATGCCTACGGAAGAAAACTTCAGGGTAAAAAAGTGAGAGAAGTATTCGGCAGAAGACTTGCAAATGCAGATGTGGCGGTAAAAAATGAATCCTCAATGGAAGTAGACCTTCTGGACAGTGATGATTTCTATAACTATCATGGAGGTCTTATAGCCGCCATCAGAACTCACTCAGGAAAAAAACCAAGAGCCTACTGTGGAGATACAAGTGACCCGGATAGAACAAAGTTGAATTCTGTAGACGAACAGATTGCCAAAATTATGCGGGCAAGAGTATTAAATCCTAAGTGGTTTGAAGGTCTAAAAGAGCATGGTTATAAAGGTGCCCAGGAAGTAGCTGCTATGATGGACTTCGTGTTTGGATGGGATGCCACAAGTGATGTTGTCGAGGACTGGATGTACAGCAAGATAAACGAAACTTTTCTCCTTGACGAAGAAAAGAGAAAGTGGCTGGAAGATGTAAATCACTGGGCTGTGCATAGTATGTCCGAACGATTATTGGAAGCATACCAGAGAGGTATGTGGAATGCTGGAGATGAAGAACTTGAAAAATTAAGAGAGATATACCTCGAAACCGAAGCCAATATCGAAGATATATTATAA
- a CDS encoding MerR family transcriptional regulator — MGYCNARGGIEIYRIGEISEKIGLSVRSLRYYDKIGLLTPSFKNENGFRYYSEDDLAKCQKIAVLKVLGFTSKEIEKILESGDIKEELEHQESLIANKIEHLTLIRKSIEIARNRMETHSELPLLIADLKKVFKGYIQEFHDKNRTTQKTGRPNKKHNKKAHIEVFKLLRKIASEKDVRRDDYIKLLKQNPRLRNSHYFSKYFVMLRLSKSNKFKLDEIDTLEKNIKKFIKSLDSDIV, encoded by the coding sequence TTGGGCTACTGTAATGCACGGGGAGGGATTGAAATTTATAGAATAGGGGAAATTTCAGAAAAAATAGGTTTAAGCGTCAGGTCACTTAGATATTATGACAAAATAGGCCTACTCACTCCATCATTTAAGAATGAAAACGGGTTTAGGTATTACAGTGAAGATGACTTGGCCAAGTGCCAAAAGATAGCGGTGTTAAAAGTTCTAGGGTTCACATCCAAAGAGATAGAAAAAATTTTAGAATCTGGAGATATAAAGGAGGAACTAGAACATCAGGAGTCCCTTATAGCCAACAAAATAGAGCATCTGACTTTGATAAGAAAGAGTATCGAAATAGCGAGAAATCGGATGGAAACCCACTCGGAACTCCCTCTTTTGATTGCAGATTTAAAAAAGGTTTTCAAAGGTTATATTCAAGAATTTCATGATAAGAACAGGACTACTCAAAAAACAGGCAGACCCAATAAAAAGCACAACAAAAAAGCCCACATAGAAGTTTTTAAGCTTTTGAGGAAAATTGCCTCAGAAAAAGATGTCAGAAGGGATGACTATATAAAGCTTCTCAAACAAAATCCACGATTAAGAAACAGCCATTACTTTTCAAAATATTTTGTGATGCTGAGATTATCCAAAAGTAACAAGTTTAAGCTAGATGAGATTGACACCCTGGAAAAAAATATTAAAAAATTTATAAAATCTCTTGATTCTGACATAGTGTAA
- a CDS encoding sirohydrochlorin cobaltochelatase yields the protein MSGKSNFNCENPTERKGILVASFGTSHGDTRKAAIEECENRITESFPEHEVYRAFTSNIVRKVLKERDGESVDDVSEALIKMRDEKFTEVIVQPLHIIPGEEYQEKIIKVAESFRCSFKRIAVGRPLLNDIDDYRIAAEALKNQLNELKEDHSVVLMGHGSHHPANACYSCFQMIINDEIPNVFIGTVEGYPELGDIIPKLKSKNIKRVSLMPYMLVAGDHAKNDMAGEEEDSWKRILEKEGFEVDVCLKGLGENPAYQNIFVNHARDAMEG from the coding sequence ATGTCTGGAAAATCAAATTTTAACTGTGAAAATCCAACTGAAAGAAAGGGTATCTTGGTAGCCAGCTTCGGTACCAGCCACGGGGACACAAGAAAAGCCGCTATAGAGGAATGCGAAAACAGGATAACTGAAAGCTTCCCTGAGCACGAGGTGTATAGGGCATTTACTTCAAATATTGTGAGAAAGGTCCTTAAAGAGAGGGATGGAGAAAGTGTGGATGATGTCAGCGAAGCCCTTATAAAAATGAGGGACGAAAAGTTTACAGAGGTCATAGTCCAGCCGCTCCACATAATTCCCGGAGAAGAATACCAGGAAAAAATAATAAAGGTAGCTGAAAGTTTCAGGTGCTCTTTTAAAAGAATAGCAGTTGGAAGACCCCTTTTAAACGATATAGATGATTACAGAATAGCGGCAGAAGCCCTGAAAAATCAGCTGAACGAGTTGAAGGAGGACCACTCTGTGGTGCTTATGGGCCACGGGAGCCACCACCCTGCAAACGCATGTTATTCATGTTTTCAAATGATAATTAACGACGAAATACCAAACGTATTCATCGGGACCGTTGAGGGGTATCCTGAATTAGGGGACATCATTCCAAAGTTGAAGTCTAAAAATATAAAAAGAGTTAGTCTGATGCCTTACATGCTGGTTGCAGGGGATCACGCCAAAAATGATATGGCCGGTGAGGAGGAGGATTCGTGGAAGAGAATTCTTGAAAAAGAGGGCTTTGAAGTGGATGTCTGCCTCAAAGGCCTGGGAGAAAATCCAGCATACCAGAATATTTTTGTAAACCACGCCAGGGACGCCATGGAGGGCTAA
- a CDS encoding radical SAM protein translates to MNPLHDAKSLVLWMTNDCNLRCKYCYAEAGRKKEYMDFETAKLALHTPKNEKFSVQLTGGEPLMNFEIIEKIYEEIKNSKLNVSRIMIQTNGTLITPEIAKKIKKMNIALGVSLDGPPAANEKLRGKTSMAIDGLRALAAEGLMVNLNCVVTSLNVNYLKDLVDFAFYLGNVKGIGLDLLRKVGYANDFEDEIREADPADIKENLIKAHARTNELFRLSGKKIIIREIEEAKIRLVSKDICKGYCYAMHGKSMVVVPNGGIYPCGSFIGDPGYHMGNIKNIESLRKIKIENNKPKRCVSCIYNDICPGGCPSRVIVNVGKDQHSEQDCILRRTSFEIVKSENSIKKS, encoded by the coding sequence TTGAACCCTTTACATGATGCTAAATCATTGGTTCTTTGGATGACTAATGACTGTAATTTAAGGTGTAAATATTGTTATGCAGAAGCCGGAAGAAAGAAAGAGTATATGGATTTTGAGACAGCTAAACTGGCCCTGCATACTCCAAAAAATGAAAAATTCAGTGTTCAGCTTACAGGTGGGGAACCCCTTATGAATTTTGAAATTATAGAAAAGATCTACGAAGAAATCAAAAACAGCAAGCTGAATGTCAGCAGAATAATGATACAGACAAACGGTACACTCATAACCCCTGAGATAGCAAAAAAAATAAAAAAAATGAACATAGCATTGGGAGTGAGCCTCGACGGCCCTCCTGCTGCCAACGAAAAACTAAGGGGAAAGACATCCATGGCTATAGATGGCCTGCGGGCACTTGCAGCTGAGGGACTGATGGTCAACTTAAACTGTGTCGTGACATCCCTTAATGTTAACTACCTAAAAGATCTCGTGGATTTTGCATTTTATCTTGGGAATGTTAAAGGTATAGGACTGGATCTTTTAAGAAAAGTCGGATATGCGAATGATTTTGAAGATGAAATCCGGGAGGCTGACCCTGCTGACATAAAAGAAAATCTCATCAAAGCACATGCCCGTACTAATGAACTCTTTAGACTCTCTGGTAAAAAAATTATAATCAGAGAGATCGAAGAAGCTAAAATAAGGCTTGTCTCCAAAGACATATGCAAAGGATATTGTTATGCTATGCATGGAAAATCTATGGTTGTAGTCCCGAACGGTGGTATTTATCCCTGCGGGTCATTCATCGGGGACCCCGGGTATCATATGGGTAATATAAAAAATATCGAAAGCTTACGCAAAATAAAGATCGAAAATAACAAACCGAAAAGATGTGTGAGCTGCATCTATAATGACATCTGTCCTGGTGGATGCCCTTCCAGAGTTATTGTAAATGTGGGGAAGGATCAGCATTCTGAACAAGACTGCATTTTAAGAAGGACGAGTTTTGAGATTGTGAAGAGT
- a CDS encoding ABC transporter substrate-binding protein, protein MKKTFFLLTLALSLFFAGGCGQEKNSKHQPPENTVKGFEITLPKPPEKIISLTLATDEILVSMVEPQRIRALSCKYADVDSICNVSEAAKNFEKAEDNIEHIVAMNPDLVFTASWMSDEKIQQLRDAGVPVYCYKMPSNIQDERELLAEIAALVGEEEKGVLMAAEMDRVLANVAEKISSVREEDRFTVLMYDPHGGIAMFSDIAEKAGVVNIFDRAGVTSWGNLSKEKIVELNPDIFIVPHWGSRDTEKYIGEILSDPGFSTVNAVRNKRIYSLPSKHINCLSQYVVYGVDDLAKAAYPEMFKNKQLRK, encoded by the coding sequence ATGAAGAAAACATTTTTTTTATTAACACTAGCTTTAAGCCTTTTTTTTGCAGGGGGGTGCGGACAAGAGAAAAATTCAAAGCATCAGCCACCTGAGAATACGGTGAAGGGGTTTGAAATCACCTTACCCAAACCACCTGAAAAAATTATCTCTTTGACCCTCGCAACTGACGAAATACTGGTTTCCATGGTGGAGCCTCAGAGAATAAGGGCTTTGAGCTGTAAGTATGCAGATGTAGACAGCATATGCAATGTTTCAGAGGCAGCCAAAAATTTTGAAAAGGCTGAAGACAATATAGAACATATAGTCGCCATGAACCCCGACCTTGTTTTTACAGCCAGCTGGATGAGCGATGAAAAAATCCAGCAACTCAGGGATGCAGGTGTCCCGGTCTACTGTTACAAAATGCCATCCAATATACAGGATGAGAGGGAACTCCTGGCCGAGATAGCTGCCCTCGTGGGAGAAGAAGAGAAGGGGGTTCTCATGGCTGCTGAAATGGACAGGGTTCTGGCAAATGTGGCCGAGAAAATTTCCTCTGTCAGGGAGGAGGACAGGTTCACGGTTCTAATGTATGACCCCCACGGCGGCATAGCGATGTTTAGCGACATCGCTGAAAAGGCCGGAGTTGTCAACATCTTTGACAGGGCGGGGGTTACGAGCTGGGGCAACCTTTCAAAGGAAAAGATAGTCGAGCTGAACCCTGACATTTTCATCGTTCCCCACTGGGGATCCAGGGATACAGAGAAGTACATAGGGGAGATTTTGAGTGACCCAGGCTTCTCAACAGTGAACGCAGTCAGAAACAAGCGTATATATTCACTTCCAAGCAAGCATATAAACTGTCTCTCGCAATACGTAGTCTACGGTGTGGATGACCTGGCAAAAGCCGCTTATCCCGAAATGTTTAAAAACAAACAATTAAGAAAATAA
- a CDS encoding iron chelate uptake ABC transporter family permease subunit produces MIKTRITKKTDKIFISLFLFLLSAFVIATALGSVNVPLIETSKIILKSSGLIGGLKVDDSFQSIIFHIRLPRIVVAAMVGGSLAVSGAVMQGMFRNPMADPGILGISSGASLGAVLAVGLGLTSQSMYYMPLCASLGSMIAAFIIYLLASKDGKMPVLTLILAGVAVSTFIGAVTSLILTSMGEYQVKEYLFWSVGGLSGRRWEHVELAFVPIIICISILLTFARELNIMILGEEEAYSVGLNPSKTRKKVLFFVSITTGMAVCISGTISFVGLVVPHIMRLIVGPDHRVLMPASVLAGSVFVVLCDLVARTVIIPAEIGVGIVTSLLGAPYFIYLLNKSRKEGVML; encoded by the coding sequence ATGATAAAAACCAGAATAACAAAAAAAACAGATAAAATTTTTATATCCCTTTTTCTTTTTCTTTTGTCCGCATTTGTTATCGCTACAGCCCTGGGGTCCGTGAATGTGCCCCTCATAGAGACAAGCAAGATTATACTTAAAAGCAGCGGATTGATTGGTGGTCTTAAAGTCGATGACTCTTTTCAGTCAATAATATTCCACATACGTCTTCCAAGAATTGTGGTTGCAGCGATGGTGGGAGGTTCTCTGGCAGTATCCGGTGCGGTGATGCAGGGAATGTTCAGGAACCCCATGGCCGACCCTGGAATCCTGGGGATATCAAGCGGGGCAAGTCTCGGAGCTGTCCTGGCAGTCGGTTTGGGACTGACATCTCAAAGCATGTACTACATGCCACTCTGCGCATCTTTGGGATCGATGATAGCGGCTTTCATCATATATCTTCTGGCATCCAAGGATGGAAAGATGCCTGTACTTACCCTTATCCTGGCCGGAGTTGCAGTGAGCACATTTATAGGGGCTGTCACATCTCTGATTTTGACCTCTATGGGGGAATATCAGGTCAAGGAATACCTTTTCTGGTCTGTAGGAGGACTTTCCGGAAGGAGATGGGAACACGTGGAGCTAGCCTTTGTACCGATTATCATCTGCATTTCCATCCTGCTAACCTTTGCCAGGGAGCTGAACATCATGATCCTGGGGGAGGAGGAGGCATACTCCGTAGGCCTCAACCCCTCCAAAACAAGAAAGAAAGTCCTGTTTTTTGTGTCCATTACCACCGGCATGGCAGTCTGCATAAGCGGAACAATAAGCTTTGTAGGTCTAGTGGTTCCGCACATAATGAGACTGATAGTCGGACCGGACCACAGGGTACTCATGCCTGCAAGTGTTCTCGCAGGCTCGGTATTTGTTGTTCTGTGCGATCTGGTTGCAAGGACTGTGATCATTCCTGCTGAGATAGGAGTTGGAATCGTAACTTCCCTTCTTGGGGCACCCTACTTTATCTATCTTCTCAATAAATCCAGGAAAGAGGGGGTTATGCTTTGA
- a CDS encoding ABC transporter ATP-binding protein — translation MISENKLIHIENFNFTVNGKKTLKNINLSVGKGEFVGLIGPNGAGKTTLIKCINGINRGIGKVLIQGREISELSEKKIAREVSLMNQNTTVTFPYSALDVVLMGRYPHINRFSFEKDRDYEIARTNMRYTDTIQFENTDVTNVSGGERQRILFAKVLTQEADIILLDEPTASLDIAHEEQIFKYARELGLQEKTVVAAVHDLRIAAQYCSRLVLVNQGKIIADGKPEEVLTPENIRETYGVNTVVYRNNLTGLLDFYIYGHSQNMREEKIHVIAGGTSGESVMRYLFDKGYNFTTGILWEGETDFRFADVFGINAVVEKSFSSVCESTLKRNIEKIKESDITILCNVVFGKQNFCNLTAAEYAKKLIIIEDTDIDKRDFTGGRANELYRKLRENAVVTRSERLHEVI, via the coding sequence ATGATCTCTGAGAATAAATTGATCCACATAGAGAATTTTAATTTCACAGTAAACGGAAAAAAAACCCTGAAAAATATAAACTTATCTGTTGGTAAGGGTGAATTTGTGGGGCTTATAGGCCCTAACGGTGCCGGGAAGACAACTCTCATAAAGTGCATCAACGGCATAAACAGAGGAATTGGGAAGGTTCTCATTCAGGGAAGGGAGATTTCGGAACTCAGCGAAAAAAAAATCGCCCGGGAGGTTTCCCTGATGAATCAGAACACCACGGTCACCTTCCCGTATTCCGCACTTGACGTGGTTCTTATGGGACGATATCCACATATAAATAGGTTTTCCTTTGAAAAAGACAGGGACTATGAGATCGCAAGGACCAATATGAGGTACACAGACACTATTCAGTTTGAAAATACGGATGTTACCAATGTATCCGGAGGTGAGAGGCAGCGTATCCTTTTTGCAAAAGTCCTTACCCAGGAAGCAGATATAATACTTTTGGACGAGCCCACTGCAAGTCTCGACATAGCCCACGAAGAACAGATCTTCAAGTATGCCAGAGAGCTTGGCCTCCAGGAAAAAACCGTGGTGGCAGCAGTCCATGACCTGAGAATAGCGGCTCAATACTGTTCTAGGCTTGTACTGGTTAACCAGGGAAAAATTATTGCAGACGGAAAGCCTGAGGAGGTTCTGACCCCTGAAAATATTAGGGAAACATACGGTGTTAATACCGTGGTTTACAGAAACAACCTCACCGGCCTACTAGATTTTTATATTTATGGCCATTCTCAAAATATGAGGGAAGAGAAAATACATGTAATCGCAGGGGGGACCTCTGGAGAATCTGTTATGAGATACCTCTTTGATAAGGGTTACAACTTCACCACAGGAATTTTGTGGGAAGGGGAGACAGATTTCAGGTTTGCAGATGTTTTTGGAATAAATGCAGTGGTTGAAAAATCTTTTTCCAGCGTCTGTGAATCCACGTTGAAAAGAAATATCGAAAAAATAAAAGAGAGTGACATCACGATACTTTGCAATGTCGTTTTCGGAAAACAAAATTTTTGTAATTTGACGGCTGCAGAGTACGCAAAAAAACTTATTATTATTGAAGACACCGATATAGATAAGAGGGATTTTACAGGCGGTCGCGCAAACGAACTCTACAGAAAACTCCGTGAAAATGCCGTTGTAACAAGATCAGAAAGACTACACGAAGTAATATAG
- a CDS encoding adenosylcobinamide amidohydrolase, producing MVISSLSTREFVHKYKKSIVIEFQEERHVLSTSPFNGGFRKDLAAVFNHDANPGAGMACSMKAATYREHMEIITRELGLDPEKTAGISTAASMENVSIKTVTFEDLTVTAIVTGGVEVNGGRVGDTAHYHERKGQFEKVTFGTINIILHIDADLPKGTMERTLVTCTEAKTAALQELMAGSNYSRGLATGSGTDGTIIICNPKSDLHLTMAGKHSKLGELIGKAVIPAVKEALFLQSGLCPEMQHSVLRRLKRFGVSEDKLWETYCGLNKESSISKPTFLHRIHSIERENNLVVLTSMVAHLIDQYDWDLLSFEEIASEIIFIFERISKSKGVDFEMNELAEHRKDQVVDDIINIFIKILALIGGTTENV from the coding sequence ATGGTTATAAGTAGTTTATCTACAAGAGAGTTTGTCCATAAATACAAAAAGAGTATTGTCATAGAATTCCAGGAAGAGAGGCACGTTTTGAGCACCTCGCCTTTTAACGGAGGTTTCCGAAAGGATTTGGCGGCAGTTTTTAACCACGATGCCAACCCGGGGGCAGGGATGGCATGTTCTATGAAAGCAGCTACATATAGAGAACACATGGAAATAATTACAAGGGAACTAGGACTAGACCCTGAAAAGACGGCGGGAATAAGTACCGCCGCATCCATGGAAAACGTTTCTATAAAAACAGTTACTTTTGAAGATCTCACAGTCACCGCCATCGTTACAGGAGGCGTAGAGGTAAACGGGGGCAGGGTCGGAGACACGGCTCACTACCACGAGAGAAAGGGTCAATTTGAAAAGGTAACATTTGGAACTATAAACATAATCCTCCATATAGATGCGGACCTTCCAAAAGGGACCATGGAGCGCACCCTGGTGACCTGCACGGAGGCAAAGACTGCAGCCCTCCAGGAACTTATGGCAGGAAGCAACTATTCAAGAGGTCTGGCAACAGGTTCTGGTACCGACGGAACCATAATAATCTGTAATCCCAAATCAGATCTTCATCTCACCATGGCCGGAAAACACTCTAAGCTAGGGGAACTCATAGGAAAGGCAGTCATCCCCGCAGTAAAAGAAGCTCTTTTTCTCCAATCAGGGCTCTGCCCTGAGATGCAGCACAGTGTTTTGAGGAGGCTAAAAAGATTCGGAGTCAGCGAAGATAAGCTTTGGGAGACTTATTGTGGCTTAAACAAAGAGAGTTCTATTTCTAAGCCTACATTTCTGCACCGTATCCATTCCATTGAAAGGGAAAATAACCTGGTGGTATTGACTTCCATGGTTGCCCACCTTATAGATCAGTATGACTGGGACCTCCTTTCATTTGAGGAGATCGCTTCTGAAATAATTTTTATATTTGAAAGAATTTCAAAATCAAAAGGTGTAGATTTTGAAATGAATGAATTGGCAGAGCATAGAAAAGACCAAGTTGTTGATGACATAATAAATATATTTATTAAAATTTTAGCACTTATAGGGGGGACTACAGAAAATGTTTAA